A genomic stretch from Planktothrix sp. FACHB-1365 includes:
- a CDS encoding helix-turn-helix domain-containing protein has protein sequence MHTLTSESLPQPEETLGEYVRRLRGLKRLSQEQLAQGCGLHLQSIGKIERGLTTRLSQKAKRGLAQVLGVPVAYLEAAVRGTGVEVSQALKLCLHCWTPGTVPELGWLDPRAKFCFLCGGVLCDRCLGCSHPITSEQYRFCPMCGQSYRDGKHKAVELRKTEQK, from the coding sequence ATGCACACTTTAACATCGGAATCTCTGCCCCAACCCGAGGAAACGCTGGGAGAATACGTGCGACGGCTACGAGGACTGAAGCGTCTGAGCCAAGAACAGTTGGCGCAAGGGTGTGGGTTGCATTTGCAAAGTATTGGTAAGATTGAGCGGGGGTTGACAACTCGTTTGAGTCAGAAGGCGAAACGGGGTCTGGCTCAGGTGTTGGGGGTTCCGGTGGCGTATTTGGAGGCGGCGGTGCGAGGGACGGGGGTGGAGGTGTCTCAGGCGCTGAAACTGTGTCTGCACTGTTGGACACCGGGGACGGTACCGGAGTTGGGATGGCTTGACCCCAGGGCCAAGTTTTGTTTTTTGTGTGGGGGGGTTTTGTGCGATCGCTGTCTAGGGTGTTCTCACCCCATTACCTCTGAGCAATATCGGTTTTGTCCGATGTGTGGTCAGTCTTATCGGGATGGAAAGCACAAAGCTGTTGAGTTGAGAAAGACAGAGCAGAAATAA
- a CDS encoding DUF3368 domain-containing protein, whose translation MINSSPLIFLGKLEFLELFLETEDEFYVPTAVIEEIQAKDDLIISVINPLIETGKLQVRRTTLLSLLNRINQSLGQGESEAISLATELQADYIILDDLAARKQAINLGLNVKGTLGIIKKLTQTGKINIADKNELYQKLRDINFRVSRSVFEGIFLN comes from the coding sequence GTGATTAACTCATCTCCGTTAATTTTTCTCGGTAAATTAGAGTTTTTAGAATTATTTCTGGAAACGGAGGATGAATTTTATGTCCCGACGGCTGTTATTGAAGAAATTCAAGCGAAGGATGATTTGATTATTTCAGTGATTAATCCGTTAATTGAAACGGGAAAACTTCAGGTGAGGCGTACAACTTTACTGTCTTTATTAAACCGCATCAATCAAAGTTTAGGACAAGGGGAGTCGGAAGCGATCTCTTTAGCAACAGAACTGCAAGCGGATTATATCATATTAGATGACTTAGCGGCTCGAAAACAAGCGATTAATTTAGGATTAAATGTTAAAGGAACTTTAGGAATTATCAAAAAGTTAACCCAAACGGGTAAGATTAATATTGCGGATAAAAATGAATTATATCAAAAACTTAGGGACATTAATTTTCGGGTGTCTCGGTCTGTTTTTGAGGGGATTTTTTTGAATTAA
- a CDS encoding ParA family protein → MTVPIITFFNNKGRVGKTSLVYHLVWMYCDLGLRVVAADLDPQANLTAAFVDENRLEEIWEESPQPNTIFRCVQPLITGIGDIATPQLELIEENLALLVGDLLLSGFEDDFSAEWSGCMDRKERSFRVISAFWRLLQAAGQTHQADIILADLGPNLGAINRAALIASDYVIVPLSPDLFSLQGLKNLGPTLRRWREEWNEQLAKNPVSDLRLPTGQMQPLGYIVLQHSVRLDRPVKVYQRWMARIPHVYREAVLIEEGNSNLLLSEDPYCLALLKYYQSLMPLAQEAHKPMFHLKPADGAMGAYLQSVQSAYRDFNQLARKIAALVQTPINYLT, encoded by the coding sequence ATGACGGTTCCTATCATTACTTTTTTTAATAATAAAGGCAGGGTTGGAAAAACTTCGTTAGTTTACCATTTAGTCTGGATGTATTGTGATTTAGGACTGCGGGTTGTAGCAGCAGATTTAGACCCCCAAGCTAATCTTACCGCCGCATTTGTAGATGAAAACCGATTAGAAGAAATTTGGGAAGAAAGCCCACAACCTAACACTATATTTCGTTGTGTGCAACCTTTAATTACAGGAATTGGCGATATTGCCACTCCACAATTAGAGCTAATTGAAGAAAATTTAGCTTTACTGGTGGGAGATTTATTACTTTCTGGATTTGAAGATGATTTTTCCGCAGAATGGTCAGGATGTATGGATAGAAAAGAACGTTCTTTTCGGGTCATTTCGGCTTTTTGGCGATTGCTACAAGCTGCTGGTCAAACCCATCAAGCTGATATTATTTTGGCAGACCTTGGCCCCAATTTAGGAGCGATTAATCGGGCTGCTTTAATTGCATCTGATTATGTAATTGTTCCTCTATCCCCTGATTTATTCTCACTGCAAGGATTGAAAAATCTCGGCCCCACTCTTAGACGCTGGCGAGAAGAATGGAACGAACAATTAGCAAAGAATCCTGTCTCTGATTTAAGACTTCCAACGGGTCAAATGCAACCGCTTGGGTATATTGTCCTGCAACATTCTGTAAGGCTAGACCGTCCAGTTAAAGTTTATCAAAGATGGATGGCTCGAATTCCTCATGTTTATCGGGAAGCCGTATTAATTGAAGAAGGAAATAGTAACCTATTGTTATCAGAAGATCCCTACTGTTTAGCCTTACTAAAATACTATCAAAGTCTCATGCCTCTGGCTCAAGAAGCTCACAAACCGATGTTTCATCTTAAACCCGCAGATGGAGCGATGGGTGCTTATCTTCAATCTGTACAAAGTGCTTACCGAGACTTTAATCAACTCGCTCGAAAAATTGCTGCATTAGTACAAACTCCAATCAACTATTTAACCTAA
- a CDS encoding Eco57I restriction-modification methylase domain-containing protein: MSLNLTSSQIQASKPIQYSSNTAFLNEVDLLRLRITPKIDKVKQQKWGQFFTPFPVADLMARMFQNLNLPEISLLDAGAGMGSLSAAFVSIVCQQPKPPDSLRIIAYEIDPSLKEYLKQTLELCTQQCESYKISLHWEIRTLDFIEEGVNQLQPNLFSASENLSFTHAIINPPYFKINAHSKYRSLLRSINLETSNIYPGFIQVATQLLTDGGELVAITPRSFCNGLYFREFRKRFLRDMALRQVHLFDSRLLPFNDQAVLQETMIFSAIKQVEKESTVLINSSCSADDDLIRTHTVPYTTVVHPDDPEQFIRIVPDAYSQEILEQMASFQCTLLDLGLCVSTGRVVDFRAKEYLRLLPEAGTVPLIYPVHCSKGYLEYPTSTQKHQALVQTEQTANLLLPNEHYVLTRRFSAKEEKKRVVAVVYDANSLNSQWVGFENHLNYFHHQGKGLSLCLARGLTAYLNSTLVDSFFRLFNGNTQVNATDLRNLKYPTLKQLLELGEKIGNSFPSQQTIDELIQQDILKMTNSRESNSIIRRSLLFSLTKTLSKSHASGSRSSQTNVSS; the protein is encoded by the coding sequence ATGAGTTTAAACTTAACGTCAAGTCAAATTCAAGCCTCCAAACCGATTCAATATTCTTCTAATACCGCCTTCCTTAATGAAGTTGATTTATTGCGTTTGAGGATTACTCCAAAAATCGATAAGGTGAAGCAACAGAAATGGGGTCAGTTTTTTACACCTTTTCCTGTAGCAGACCTGATGGCCCGAATGTTTCAAAACTTAAATTTACCTGAGATTTCTTTATTGGATGCGGGTGCGGGAATGGGTTCTTTATCTGCTGCTTTTGTTTCAATAGTTTGCCAACAACCTAAACCTCCTGATTCTCTGCGAATTATTGCTTATGAAATTGACCCTTCTCTCAAGGAATATTTAAAACAAACCTTGGAGTTATGCACCCAGCAATGTGAATCCTACAAAATTTCATTGCATTGGGAAATTCGGACGCTCGATTTTATCGAAGAAGGTGTTAATCAATTACAACCTAATTTATTTAGTGCTTCAGAAAACCTCTCCTTTACGCACGCTATTATTAACCCGCCTTATTTTAAAATCAATGCTCATTCAAAGTATCGCTCTTTACTCCGTTCAATTAATTTAGAAACCAGTAATATTTATCCCGGTTTTATTCAAGTTGCAACCCAACTTTTAACGGATGGGGGAGAACTCGTTGCAATTACCCCTAGAAGTTTTTGTAATGGTTTATATTTTCGGGAGTTTCGGAAGCGGTTTTTAAGGGATATGGCATTACGCCAAGTTCATCTTTTTGACTCTCGACTCTTGCCTTTTAATGACCAAGCTGTTCTTCAAGAGACGATGATTTTTTCTGCGATTAAACAGGTAGAAAAAGAATCTACAGTGTTAATTAATAGCAGTTGTAGTGCAGATGATGATTTGATTAGAACTCATACTGTACCTTACACAACAGTTGTTCATCCTGATGATCCTGAACAGTTTATTCGTATTGTACCAGATGCCTACAGTCAAGAAATCCTAGAACAGATGGCTTCTTTTCAGTGTACCTTATTAGATTTAGGGCTGTGTGTTTCAACAGGACGAGTTGTAGATTTTCGAGCTAAAGAATACTTGCGACTTTTACCGGAAGCTGGAACTGTTCCTTTGATTTATCCAGTTCATTGTTCTAAGGGGTATCTTGAATATCCAACATCAACCCAAAAACATCAAGCTTTAGTTCAGACTGAACAGACGGCTAATTTGTTGCTTCCGAATGAACATTATGTTTTGACGAGGAGGTTTTCTGCTAAAGAGGAAAAGAAACGAGTTGTTGCTGTTGTTTATGATGCTAATTCTTTAAATAGTCAATGGGTGGGTTTTGAAAACCATTTGAACTATTTTCATCACCAGGGTAAAGGATTATCTCTTTGTTTAGCAAGAGGACTAACGGCTTACTTAAATTCAACTTTAGTCGATTCATTCTTTCGCTTATTTAATGGGAATACTCAAGTTAATGCAACTGATTTGCGAAATCTCAAATATCCCACCTTAAAACAACTTTTAGAGTTGGGAGAAAAAATCGGCAATTCATTTCCATCTCAGCAAACTATTGATGAACTGATTCAGCAAGACATTTTAAAAATGACAAATTCCAGAGAAAGTAATTCTATCATCAGAAGATCCCTGCTGTTTAGCCTTACTAAAACACTATCAAAGTCTCATGCCTCTGGCTCAAGAAGCTCACAAACCAATGTTTCATCTTAA
- a CDS encoding papain fold toxin domain-containing protein, which produces MLCLTEPVDDTVIAELYETIGNIVIRFPLLHCQECASTLKRWLKQREVPGKLWRISTRYDNEDFILSDRLEQQGCFESITENGVYLCQPT; this is translated from the coding sequence GTGCTTTGCCTGACAGAACCCGTAGACGATACAGTCATTGCGGAACTTTACGAAACCATCGGCAATATTGTCATTCGATTTCCTCTGCTTCATTGTCAAGAATGTGCCAGCACGCTCAAACGATGGCTTAAACAACGTGAAGTACCGGGAAAACTTTGGCGAATTTCGACCCGATACGATAATGAAGATTTTATCCTTAGCGATCGCCTTGAACAACAGGGTTGCTTTGAAAGCATTACAGAAAATGGTGTTTATTTATGCCAGCCTACTTAA
- a CDS encoding element excision factor XisH family protein: protein MAKDIYHDTVKAALKKEGWTITDELFRLTIGSRSVYIDLGAEKLIIAEKEGCKIAIEIKSFLSPSPVNDLENARLSVYPLSRRFETLPTRTYSLFSHLR, encoded by the coding sequence ATGGCAAAGGATATCTACCACGATACGGTAAAAGCAGCCTTGAAGAAAGAGGGGTGGACAATTACTGATGAACTGTTCAGACTCACAATTGGCTCTCGCTCAGTCTACATCGATTTAGGAGCAGAAAAACTTATCATTGCAGAAAAGGAAGGATGTAAAATTGCGATTGAAATCAAAAGTTTTTTAAGTCCTTCGCCAGTTAATGACTTGGAAAATGCACGCTTGTCAGTATATCCTTTATCGAGACGCTTTGAAACGCTCCCAACCCGAACGTATTCTTTATTTAGCCATCTCAGATGA
- a CDS encoding element excision factor XisH family protein, with product MHACQYILYRDALKRSQPERILYLAISDEVYLDFFQEEIAQMVVENQHLKLIIFDPRKVEVVKWIE from the coding sequence ATGCACGCTTGTCAGTATATCCTTTATCGAGACGCTTTGAAACGCTCCCAACCCGAACGTATTCTTTATTTAGCCATCTCAGATGAAGTCTACCTAGATTTTTTCCAAGAAGAGATCGCCCAAATGGTGGTAGAAAATCAACATCTTAAACTTATCATCTTTGACCCTAGAAAAGTGGAGGTTGTAAAATGGATAGAGTAG
- a CDS encoding XisI protein yields the protein MDRVDEYRDIIERILETHHRIPYSHGQIESKLIIDRERNNFLLMNAGWDGKRRIHGCVVHVEIIDGKIWIQRDGIEDGITEELVAAGVPKDKIVLAFHSPDVRQHTGYAIA from the coding sequence ATGGATAGAGTAGATGAATATCGAGATATTATTGAACGCATTCTCGAAACGCACCATCGCATTCCTTACAGTCATGGACAGATCGAAAGTAAGTTGATTATTGATCGAGAACGCAACAACTTCTTACTGATGAATGCAGGTTGGGATGGCAAGCGCAGAATTCACGGTTGTGTTGTTCACGTCGAAATAATTGATGGCAAAATCTGGATTCAAAGAGATGGCATAGAAGACGGTATTACTGAAGAACTTGTTGCTGCCGGAGTTCCCAAAGATAAAATTGTTCTGGCGTTTCATTCACCTGATGTGCGACAACACACTGGATACGCTATTGCTTAA
- a CDS encoding DNA glycosylase AlkZ-like family protein produces the protein MTPALPPQETLTIEFKSDRNKLADRDLIEAITCLANTDGGELWLGVEDDGTPTGLHPDHQMVEGVIGLVAARTSPALTVQVDRLTIQGVQVARILVPQAKGEVATSNGVYVRRRLRPDGTPECVPMLPHERTSRATTFGLLDASAQPVLGSTLQDFDPIERDRLRQAIQIYGGDAARRRLRHRILLDLDDEALDGALGLTSRQSDGSRIPTLTGLLLIGREPALRDLVPTYEFAFQVLAQEAVRFNEFRRFPLLKALDWLETNFRPYNPEEELQIGLFRVPVPKVDLGAFREAIANALVHRDYHQRGAIHVRLEDEALVISNPGGLVDGVTLANLLTTEPRPRNPRLADVMKRVGIVERSGRGIDNIYRGLLRYGRTAPDYSRTDTNNVVLSLSTAEADLEFLRLVVEEENKQTRPLPIDSLIALSALRESKRLSADELATYIQRGVTQAKKTLEILNEAGLVQAHGVSRSRTYTLAPSIYQAIGHKAEYTRQKGFSALQHEQLVLSYVAQHGQIKRAEVMDLCRLSEGQAKDLLKRMKEKGVIMLEGKGRNAVYRSGLNG, from the coding sequence ATGACTCCAGCCTTACCACCCCAGGAAACCCTAACCATTGAGTTCAAGAGCGACAGAAACAAACTTGCTGATCGCGACCTGATCGAAGCAATTACCTGCCTTGCCAACACCGACGGTGGCGAACTGTGGCTTGGGGTTGAAGATGATGGCACTCCCACCGGGTTACATCCCGACCATCAAATGGTTGAAGGAGTTATCGGACTGGTCGCAGCACGAACCTCCCCCGCGCTCACCGTACAAGTTGATCGCCTCACCATTCAGGGTGTCCAGGTGGCTCGGATTTTAGTCCCCCAAGCCAAGGGTGAGGTAGCCACCAGCAACGGGGTGTATGTGCGTCGTCGTTTGCGTCCTGACGGGACTCCCGAATGTGTTCCCATGCTGCCCCATGAGCGCACCAGCCGCGCCACCACCTTCGGACTCCTCGATGCCTCTGCCCAACCTGTTTTAGGTAGCACCCTCCAAGATTTTGATCCCATTGAGCGCGATCGCCTGCGCCAAGCCATTCAAATCTATGGAGGCGATGCCGCAAGGCGGCGGCTACGCCATCGCATCCTCCTCGACCTCGATGACGAAGCCCTAGATGGTGCTTTGGGCTTAACCTCTCGACAGTCCGATGGCAGCCGCATCCCCACCCTAACCGGACTATTACTAATCGGACGAGAGCCAGCCCTGCGGGATCTTGTTCCCACCTATGAATTTGCCTTTCAGGTGTTAGCCCAGGAAGCCGTGCGGTTTAACGAATTTCGGCGCTTTCCTCTCCTCAAAGCCCTAGACTGGCTCGAAACTAACTTTCGCCCCTATAACCCAGAAGAAGAACTACAAATTGGACTGTTTCGAGTGCCTGTGCCTAAAGTTGATCTGGGTGCTTTTCGGGAGGCGATCGCCAACGCCCTCGTTCATCGAGATTATCATCAACGGGGAGCCATCCACGTTCGCCTGGAAGATGAAGCCCTGGTAATCAGTAACCCCGGCGGGTTAGTCGATGGTGTCACCCTTGCCAACCTCCTGACGACTGAACCCCGTCCCCGCAATCCCCGCCTTGCTGATGTCATGAAACGAGTGGGAATTGTAGAGCGATCAGGTCGTGGTATTGATAACATCTATCGCGGGTTACTTCGCTACGGTCGCACTGCTCCCGACTACAGCCGCACGGATACCAATAACGTCGTCCTCAGTCTCTCCACTGCTGAAGCGGATCTTGAATTTCTCCGGTTAGTTGTTGAAGAGGAAAACAAGCAGACCAGACCCTTACCGATTGATAGCCTAATAGCCCTTTCCGCGTTACGAGAGAGCAAGCGCCTGAGTGCGGATGAATTAGCAACTTATATTCAAAGGGGTGTAACCCAAGCTAAAAAGACGCTCGAAATCTTGAATGAAGCAGGGTTAGTGCAAGCTCATGGAGTTTCTCGGAGTCGAACCTATACCCTCGCGCCGAGTATTTATCAAGCCATTGGTCACAAAGCTGAATATACACGTCAAAAAGGGTTTTCTGCCCTTCAACATGAGCAGCTAGTCCTTAGCTATGTCGCACAACATGGACAGATTAAGCGAGCGGAGGTGATGGATCTGTGTCGCCTGTCAGAAGGACAAGCCAAGGATTTACTTAAACGGATGAAAGAAAAAGGGGTGATCATGCTAGAGGGAAAAGGACGCAATGCTGTGTATCGGAGTGGACTAAACGGATGA
- a CDS encoding element excision factor XisI family protein — protein sequence METDKIGWKSECLLLGITFKQIYPHLYPPSFLINLGVPKQDIVLGFYPPFMREMTDYAVG from the coding sequence ATGGAAACGGATAAAATCGGATGGAAGAGCGAATGCCTACTGCTTGGTATAACATTCAAGCAGATTTATCCACACCTCTACCCCCCGTCCTTTTTAATCAATTTGGGCGTACCCAAACAAGATATTGTGTTAGGTTTTTATCCTCCTTTCATGCGGGAAATGACCGACTATGCTGTTGGCTAA
- a CDS encoding aconitase/3-isopropylmalate dehydratase large subunit family protein: MKTEPKVLTLGDDINTDDIIPAKRCTTAEPEYLKQYAFEHLIGEGNLLGYDEIVAGRNFGCGSSRENAPIAIKAAGIKKVRAHSFAEIFYRNSINIGLTLEIDSQTQSNPVVEAIVSAGGLIPFNQKRQKGEISIPKSATSARAMTMAEKLLARASGNNYVQPGETVFVKVDLAMSHDAVAAPVAKVFYEHFGEDAKLWDANRVVLVADHFIQVNDLRVDPKATLQYSEMVEFARAQSCHLLDVVSPGEAAGICHVLLPEKGFIRPGTIVAGTDSHTCTYGAFGCFSTGVGTTDMANIFAMGDMWVQVPPTLLFQLEGTLPKYITAKDIMLFILGKIGCDGAAGKVMEFRGSIIDRMPMEERMTLSNMAIECGAMCGLIAPDNTTHQYLQRCGQDLFEEVISDPDANYEDIYQFDLSHLEPQVACPPKPDRVVGISELGEVPITKAFIGSCTGGKLFDLALAAEVLKGRHVAPGVSLFIVPASIEVRKKAENLGYMQIFVAAGATVLKSGCGACINAGFGVLDKEETGVYATNRNFKGRSGDPTAKNYLASPRVVAISAVEGRISDQLSPRAEHQKNTKN; encoded by the coding sequence ATGAAAACAGAACCGAAAGTGTTAACTCTTGGAGATGATATTAATACAGATGATATTATACCAGCTAAACGGTGTACGACTGCCGAGCCAGAATATTTAAAACAGTATGCTTTTGAACATTTGATAGGTGAAGGCAATCTTTTGGGCTATGACGAAATTGTAGCAGGACGCAATTTCGGCTGCGGTTCTAGTCGAGAGAATGCGCCTATTGCTATTAAAGCTGCTGGGATTAAAAAAGTCCGCGCTCATTCTTTTGCAGAGATATTTTACCGCAATAGTATCAATATTGGTCTAACACTAGAAATTGACTCGCAAACTCAAAGTAATCCAGTAGTTGAAGCAATTGTGAGTGCAGGTGGTTTAATTCCTTTTAACCAAAAGCGCCAAAAAGGTGAAATTTCTATTCCTAAAAGTGCCACTTCTGCTAGAGCAATGACTATGGCAGAAAAACTTTTGGCACGCGCTTCTGGAAACAATTACGTACAGCCGGGAGAAACGGTTTTTGTTAAGGTTGATTTGGCGATGTCTCACGATGCTGTAGCTGCACCTGTTGCTAAGGTTTTTTATGAACATTTCGGGGAAGATGCTAAACTTTGGGATGCGAATCGGGTTGTTTTAGTAGCGGATCACTTTATTCAAGTTAACGATCTGCGAGTAGACCCGAAAGCTACCTTACAATATTCGGAAATGGTGGAGTTTGCGCGAGCGCAAAGTTGTCATTTATTAGATGTAGTTTCGCCTGGAGAAGCGGCGGGTATTTGCCACGTTTTGCTGCCGGAAAAGGGTTTTATCCGTCCAGGTACGATTGTAGCAGGGACAGATTCTCACACTTGCACCTATGGGGCTTTTGGCTGTTTTTCCACTGGTGTGGGAACAACGGATATGGCGAATATTTTTGCTATGGGGGATATGTGGGTGCAAGTTCCTCCTACTCTACTTTTTCAACTGGAAGGAACTTTGCCTAAATATATCACTGCTAAGGATATTATGCTGTTTATCCTGGGCAAAATCGGCTGTGATGGTGCTGCGGGTAAGGTGATGGAATTTAGAGGTAGTATTATTGATCGAATGCCAATGGAAGAACGGATGACTTTATCTAATATGGCGATCGAGTGTGGTGCAATGTGCGGGTTAATTGCTCCTGATAATACAACTCATCAATATTTGCAACGCTGCGGTCAAGATTTATTTGAGGAAGTCATTAGTGACCCAGATGCTAATTATGAAGATATTTATCAGTTTGATTTAAGCCATTTAGAACCACAGGTTGCTTGTCCTCCTAAACCCGATCGAGTAGTTGGAATTAGTGAGTTAGGAGAAGTGCCTATTACTAAGGCTTTTATTGGTTCTTGCACGGGGGGAAAACTTTTCGATTTGGCTCTTGCGGCTGAGGTACTTAAAGGTCGTCATGTAGCTCCTGGTGTGAGTCTTTTTATTGTGCCAGCTTCTATAGAGGTGCGTAAAAAGGCTGAGAATTTAGGGTATATGCAAATTTTTGTTGCGGCGGGAGCGACTGTTCTTAAATCAGGCTGTGGTGCTTGCATTAATGCTGGATTTGGGGTGTTAGATAAGGAGGAAACGGGGGTTTATGCTACTAATCGTAATTTTAAAGGACGAAGCGGCGATCCGACGGCGAAGAATTATTTGGCTTCTCCTCGCGTGGTCGCTATTTCGGCAGTTGAGGGGAGAATTAGCGATCAACTCTCACCCCGAGCGGAACATCAAAAAAATACAAAAAACTAG
- a CDS encoding isocitrate/isopropylmalate dehydrogenase family protein codes for MTEPYRVIALPGEGIGPEVVEASLKVLHHLAQIEGFYLVINYALIGQPAFEKFGNFFPPQTAQICEGSDGILFGAVTKGGILELRQHFDFFTNLRPVRSFETLLHKSSLQPQKIQGLDILFVRELVSGIYFGPSGRERDENGSYGYHTMKYYDWQIRRIARVALQKAKERRGLLTVAHKENALPQIPWSRLVQEEAGHFPDVVVEPMLVDNLAMQLVREPKRFDVILAGNLFGDILSDIGGALVGSIGLLPSASINDRGFGLYEAIHGTAPDIAGKGIANPLGTMGAVVLMLQQWGETHAATHLIQAIERVLALGYRTADLNPQGEEILVNTVTLTELIIQQLSELALANKE; via the coding sequence ATGACTGAACCATATCGCGTGATAGCACTACCTGGAGAAGGAATCGGGCCAGAAGTAGTAGAAGCTTCCTTAAAAGTTCTTCACCATTTAGCCCAAATAGAAGGCTTTTATTTAGTGATAAACTATGCCTTAATTGGACAACCTGCCTTCGAGAAATTTGGAAATTTTTTCCCACCACAAACAGCACAAATATGCGAAGGTTCTGATGGAATTCTATTCGGAGCAGTGACAAAAGGTGGTATTCTCGAACTGCGCCAACACTTCGACTTCTTTACCAACCTTCGTCCCGTGCGTTCCTTTGAAACTTTATTACATAAATCCAGCCTCCAACCCCAAAAGATTCAAGGACTTGATATCTTGTTCGTGCGGGAACTGGTAAGCGGAATATATTTTGGCCCATCGGGACGAGAGCGAGACGAAAATGGCTCCTATGGTTATCACACCATGAAATACTACGATTGGCAAATTCGCCGTATTGCTAGAGTCGCTCTCCAAAAGGCTAAAGAACGCCGAGGTTTACTCACCGTTGCTCACAAAGAAAATGCTCTCCCACAAATACCTTGGAGCCGTTTAGTACAGGAGGAAGCGGGGCATTTCCCAGATGTTGTAGTGGAACCGATGTTAGTAGATAACTTAGCCATGCAACTGGTACGGGAGCCAAAGCGATTTGATGTGATTCTGGCTGGTAATCTATTTGGAGATATTCTCAGCGATATCGGAGGGGCATTGGTAGGTTCCATAGGCTTATTACCATCTGCTAGTATTAACGATCGAGGATTCGGTCTTTATGAGGCTATACACGGTACAGCACCAGATATTGCTGGGAAAGGTATTGCCAATCCTTTAGGAACGATGGGAGCAGTTGTCTTAATGCTCCAACAGTGGGGAGAAACCCATGCTGCTACTCATCTAATTCAAGCTATAGAAAGAGTTTTAGCTTTGGGCTACCGCACGGCTGACTTAAATCCTCAAGGCGAAGAAATATTAGTGAATACAGTAACTTTAACTGAACTTATAATTCAACAACTATCTGAATTAGCTTTAGCAAATAAGGAGTAA